Proteins found in one Bacteroidales bacterium genomic segment:
- a CDS encoding IS1380 family transposase, whose protein sequence is MRRFHVHFTEKNLTGNAGLVHFGHFCEKLNLSKLLSKYISIDRGPTARYDTADTVMMLVMGVIAGVKHLSHMAVIRSDGAIRSLFKWEQFPDDTTIGRIFKLFNQKHCKELSDVEAEVRKKVWNKKWFGRVRLDMDSSVRGVWGHQEGAEKGYNPQKRGQRSYNPLFCFIAETRECLHNWFRSGDAYTANGSVEFMKECFARLPKRVWKVDIRADSGFFNGALLDFIESRQGQYTIKVKMKGLVSLLEQQNWHKVPKIDGFEKTEFEYKCSDWKKKRRFVAIRKIREYTEETDNRCLFDSRKIEYEYFCYVTNMDLSPWATHKYYGQRATSENWIEWCKNHMASGSILTQDFWANSAIFQSCILAYNLMVWLMWLNHEEGFKEEPNTIRMWLIAVPARLMHMNRQWFLRLNRNYPYKELWEKIEGSIQQLSFT, encoded by the coding sequence ATGCGAAGATTTCATGTTCATTTTACCGAAAAAAATCTGACAGGCAACGCTGGCTTGGTTCATTTTGGTCACTTTTGTGAAAAGCTTAATCTGTCCAAACTGTTAAGTAAATATATTAGCATCGACCGGGGGCCTACAGCCCGATATGATACGGCCGACACAGTTATGATGCTTGTAATGGGCGTGATTGCAGGTGTTAAGCATTTGAGCCATATGGCAGTCATTCGATCCGACGGCGCGATCCGTTCGCTGTTCAAGTGGGAACAATTTCCGGATGATACGACAATTGGGCGTATTTTTAAACTGTTTAACCAGAAACACTGTAAAGAGCTTTCTGATGTCGAGGCCGAGGTTCGCAAAAAGGTATGGAACAAAAAGTGGTTCGGCCGTGTGAGATTGGATATGGACTCTTCGGTCAGGGGTGTCTGGGGGCATCAAGAGGGTGCGGAAAAAGGCTATAATCCCCAAAAACGGGGGCAGAGAAGTTATAATCCATTGTTTTGTTTTATCGCAGAAACCAGAGAATGCCTTCATAATTGGTTCCGCTCCGGCGATGCCTATACTGCCAATGGTAGTGTGGAATTTATGAAGGAATGTTTTGCCAGGCTGCCCAAGCGGGTATGGAAAGTCGATATCCGGGCAGACAGCGGTTTTTTTAATGGCGCGCTTCTGGATTTCATTGAAAGCCGGCAGGGGCAATATACGATCAAGGTAAAGATGAAGGGGCTTGTGTCGCTGCTTGAACAGCAGAACTGGCATAAAGTCCCCAAAATTGATGGTTTTGAAAAAACGGAGTTTGAGTATAAGTGTAGCGACTGGAAAAAGAAGCGCCGATTTGTAGCAATTCGCAAGATACGCGAATATACTGAAGAAACGGATAATCGATGTCTTTTCGACAGCCGGAAAATTGAGTACGAATACTTCTGTTATGTCACCAACATGGATTTGTCGCCGTGGGCCACACACAAATATTACGGCCAGCGGGCAACCAGCGAGAACTGGATTGAGTGGTGCAAAAACCATATGGCCTCCGGAAGTATTTTAACCCAGGATTTTTGGGCGAATTCAGCTATCTTTCAATCATGCATCCTGGCCTACAACTTGATGGTTTGGCTTATGTGGCTCAATCATGAAGAAGGCTTTAAAGAAGAGCCCAATACAATCCGAATGTGGCTGATTGCGGTTCCGGCCCGTCTGATGCATATGAACCGGCAATGGTTTTTAAGGTTGAATCGTAACTATCCATATAAAGAGTTATGGGAAAAAATCGAGGGCTCAATTCAACAATTGAGCTTTACCTGA